A genomic stretch from Algoriphagus halophilus includes:
- a CDS encoding NAD(P)/FAD-dependent oxidoreductase: MKKDFNLQLSPEQAYDPQLFQETILKKAGIPIDSTDVVARQVKRSIDARGRKVKINVQAELFIKEKAPSLIDHIPTYQNVSSKDPILIVGAGPAGLFAALRAIELGVRPIILERGKDVRARRRDLAAITKHHLVNPDSNYCFGEGGAGTYSDGKLYTRSKKRGDVRRIMEILVAHGATEEILVDAHPHIGTNKLPKLVADLRTTILDAGGEIHFDCRVDDFILEGNEIKGVITQHQEKIKGLGVILATGHSARDIFHLLHHKKITIEAKPFALGVRIEHSQNLIDRIQYHCEVDRGPYLPASAYSLVTQTSYKGKQRGVFSFCMCPGGYIVPAATAPGELVVNGMSPSRRDSKFANSGIVVSVELEDLPAYQHFGPLAAMEFQAEVERKAWELGGKTQVAPAQRMIDFVTKKNSSTLLDTSYQPGLASVEMREVLPDFIAERLAMAFKAFGQKMKGYYTNESQLIGVESRTSSPVRIPRDRESFEHVQIKRLYPCGEGAGYAGGIVSAAMDGERCAEKLIETYRRKVN; the protein is encoded by the coding sequence ATGAAAAAAGATTTCAATCTTCAATTGAGCCCTGAGCAGGCTTATGATCCTCAGCTATTTCAAGAAACAATTTTAAAGAAGGCAGGGATTCCAATTGACTCCACTGATGTGGTTGCCCGGCAGGTAAAGCGATCCATTGATGCAAGAGGCAGGAAAGTTAAAATCAATGTCCAAGCAGAACTTTTTATAAAAGAGAAGGCACCTTCCTTAATTGATCATATTCCTACCTATCAAAATGTCAGTTCCAAAGATCCCATCCTTATCGTGGGAGCTGGTCCTGCTGGTTTGTTTGCTGCCTTAAGAGCCATTGAACTTGGTGTCAGGCCCATCATCCTGGAAAGAGGAAAAGATGTCAGGGCCCGGCGAAGGGATCTGGCAGCGATTACGAAACATCACCTGGTAAATCCAGATTCAAACTATTGCTTCGGAGAAGGTGGGGCCGGTACCTATTCAGATGGAAAGCTGTATACCCGATCCAAGAAACGTGGAGATGTACGGCGTATCATGGAGATTTTGGTAGCCCACGGCGCCACGGAAGAGATCTTGGTAGATGCACATCCCCATATTGGCACCAATAAATTGCCGAAGCTGGTTGCGGACCTTAGAACTACCATCTTGGATGCAGGAGGGGAAATCCATTTTGATTGTAGAGTGGATGACTTCATCCTGGAAGGCAATGAAATCAAAGGGGTAATTACCCAACATCAGGAAAAAATCAAAGGTCTTGGAGTAATCCTGGCTACCGGACATTCAGCCCGGGATATCTTCCATTTACTTCATCATAAAAAAATCACGATAGAGGCAAAGCCTTTTGCCCTAGGGGTTCGAATTGAACATTCCCAGAATTTGATCGACCGAATTCAATATCATTGTGAAGTGGATCGAGGTCCTTATTTACCTGCCTCTGCTTATTCACTGGTCACACAAACTTCCTATAAAGGAAAACAACGAGGAGTATTTAGTTTTTGCATGTGTCCAGGAGGATACATTGTACCTGCTGCAACTGCTCCCGGAGAGCTAGTAGTCAATGGCATGAGTCCAAGTAGGAGAGATAGTAAGTTTGCCAATTCAGGAATCGTGGTGTCAGTGGAGTTGGAAGATTTACCAGCCTATCAGCATTTTGGGCCATTGGCCGCCATGGAGTTCCAGGCTGAGGTGGAGAGGAAAGCTTGGGAACTAGGGGGTAAAACCCAAGTGGCCCCGGCGCAGAGAATGATTGATTTTGTAACTAAAAAGAATAGCTCGACGCTTTTGGATACTTCCTACCAGCCGGGCTTGGCCTCGGTGGAAATGAGGGAAGTTTTACCTGATTTTATAGCTGAAAGACTGGCGATGGCTTTTAAGGCATTTGGCCAAAAAATGAAAGGTTATTATACCAATGAATCCCAGTTGATTGGTGTAGAAAGCCGAACCTCTTCTCCCGTAAGGATTCCAAGAGATCGGGAGAGTTTTGAGCATGTTCAGATCAAGCGCCTGTACCCTTGCGGGGAAGGGGCAGGATATGCTGGGGGGATCGTTTCTGCGGCCATGGATGGTGAACGATGTGCCGAAAAATTAATTGAAACCTATCGTAGGAAAGTAAACTGA
- a CDS encoding polysaccharide biosynthesis protein, whose translation MNFLTRLKILPRWIIATLDSFILLQCALFGYLVRFNFELALIEQNDAFAGSFTFMVGGLLVMQNTRSYEGIVRHTGFRDGSNIFKTVIINFVLFLFLNFFHGNFLNDRFLLPTSVLIIASLSAMFMLIFYRLLVKELFVYLKNGITAREMKNGIIFGAGEAGIIAQEAIKRDSKSLFNTVAFLDDDPKKEGKNIDGKRIFRGLTELEKLVKDNHITELIIAVRDLSVQRKNEIIDECLRLKVSVSIVPPVDQWINGGLTAGAIREIKIEDLLSREQIRLDNPRIQEDLIDKVVLVTGAAGSIGSELCRQISHYEPKLLILLDIAESALYDVEQEFKEKWPNCPIKIILGDVRNKKKMKEVFRTYKPQVVFHAAAYKHVPMMENYPEEAVHANVIGTKILADLSVLSQVDKFVFVSTDKAVNPTNVMGASKRTAEMYVQALNEYLERNHKKYHTKFITTRFGNVLGSNGSVIPLFKKQILHGGPITVTHPDITRYFMTIPEACQLVLEAGVMGEGGEIYVFDMGQPVKILDLAKKMIQLSGKKVDEDIKIVFSGLREGEKLYEELLNDFETVKITHHPKIKIAQVAPAAYHKIDGQIELFMNLIGKNSENDLVGHLKVIVPEFISNSSRFEVLDRLN comes from the coding sequence ATGAATTTTTTAACAAGGCTAAAAATTCTTCCTCGATGGATTATAGCCACCCTTGACTCTTTTATCTTATTGCAGTGTGCCCTTTTTGGATACTTAGTCCGATTCAATTTTGAATTAGCACTAATCGAGCAAAACGACGCTTTTGCAGGCTCCTTTACATTTATGGTAGGCGGTCTTCTGGTGATGCAAAACACAAGAAGTTATGAGGGAATTGTGAGACATACGGGATTCAGAGATGGTTCGAATATCTTTAAAACGGTCATCATCAACTTCGTATTATTCCTTTTCTTGAATTTTTTCCATGGCAATTTCCTAAATGATAGGTTCTTACTTCCAACTTCCGTATTGATCATCGCCAGTTTATCGGCTATGTTCATGCTGATATTCTATCGCCTGTTGGTCAAAGAGCTATTTGTTTATCTGAAAAATGGGATTACCGCCCGGGAGATGAAAAACGGGATCATTTTCGGTGCTGGAGAAGCTGGTATTATTGCGCAGGAGGCTATTAAAAGAGACAGTAAAAGCTTGTTCAATACGGTAGCTTTCTTGGATGATGATCCCAAAAAGGAAGGGAAAAACATTGATGGAAAAAGGATTTTCAGAGGCTTAACTGAATTAGAGAAATTAGTTAAGGATAATCATATCACTGAGTTGATTATTGCTGTAAGGGATCTTTCTGTTCAGCGAAAAAATGAGATCATCGATGAGTGCCTCCGATTAAAGGTCTCAGTTTCTATCGTTCCACCCGTGGACCAATGGATCAATGGAGGGTTGACTGCCGGGGCTATCCGTGAAATAAAAATTGAGGACCTTCTCAGCAGGGAACAAATTCGTTTGGATAATCCAAGAATTCAGGAAGATCTCATCGATAAGGTGGTTTTAGTGACAGGAGCTGCAGGTTCCATTGGCTCAGAGCTTTGTAGACAGATTTCCCATTATGAACCTAAACTGTTGATCTTATTGGACATCGCTGAGTCTGCACTATATGATGTGGAACAAGAGTTCAAAGAAAAATGGCCTAATTGTCCTATCAAGATCATTCTTGGTGATGTAAGGAATAAGAAGAAAATGAAAGAGGTTTTCAGAACTTACAAACCTCAGGTGGTTTTCCATGCCGCCGCCTATAAACATGTGCCGATGATGGAAAATTATCCAGAAGAGGCGGTTCATGCCAATGTAATCGGCACCAAGATTTTAGCTGATCTTTCCGTACTTTCCCAAGTAGATAAATTCGTTTTTGTATCTACAGATAAAGCGGTGAATCCTACCAATGTGATGGGGGCCAGTAAGCGGACTGCGGAAATGTATGTCCAAGCTTTGAATGAGTATCTGGAAAGAAACCACAAAAAATACCATACCAAGTTTATAACCACCCGTTTCGGAAATGTTTTAGGTTCCAATGGATCGGTAATTCCCCTGTTTAAAAAACAGATTCTCCATGGGGGGCCAATTACGGTGACTCACCCTGATATCACTCGGTATTTCATGACTATTCCAGAGGCCTGTCAATTGGTGTTGGAAGCAGGTGTGATGGGTGAAGGGGGAGAGATTTATGTCTTTGACATGGGGCAGCCGGTGAAAATTCTGGATTTGGCCAAGAAAATGATCCAGCTTTCAGGGAAAAAAGTGGATGAGGATATCAAAATTGTATTCTCTGGCTTAAGAGAAGGAGAGAAGTTGTATGAGGAGCTGTTAAACGATTTTGAGACAGTGAAAATTACACACCATCCGAAAATCAAGATTGCCCAGGTGGCTCCAGCTGCTTACCACAAAATCGATGGGCAAATAGAACTATTTATGAATTTGATCGGTAAAAACTCTGAAAATGATCTGGTAGGTCATTTAAAAGTGATTGTACCGGAATTTATTTCCAATTCATCCAGGTTTGAAGTGCTGGATCGATTGAATTGA
- a CDS encoding sugar transferase yields the protein MIYKKYIKRPLDILISFLMLIALSPVFILLYLVLGVYYRSSPIFSQVRPGLNGKLFYILKFKTMNDAYDESGFLLPDNQRINPLGKWVRASSLDEIPQLINVLKGDMSMIGPRPLLREYLYLYSEEQSKRHELRPGVTGWAQINGRNAISWEKKFEYDVEYVTNCSFQLDMRILFETFFNVLAGKGITQKGHVSSEKFTGSPAKRVVNNPLQ from the coding sequence GTGATTTATAAGAAGTACATAAAGAGGCCATTGGATATTCTCATATCCTTTTTAATGCTTATTGCACTTTCTCCAGTTTTTATCCTACTCTATCTTGTATTAGGGGTGTATTATAGATCCTCTCCCATTTTTTCACAAGTCAGACCAGGCCTCAACGGCAAACTATTTTATATACTCAAGTTCAAAACAATGAATGATGCCTATGATGAATCTGGTTTCTTATTACCGGATAATCAAAGAATCAATCCATTGGGAAAATGGGTCAGGGCTAGTTCATTGGATGAAATTCCCCAATTGATTAATGTGCTGAAGGGAGACATGAGTATGATAGGGCCGAGACCTTTACTTAGAGAGTATCTGTATTTGTATTCAGAAGAGCAAAGTAAGCGGCATGAACTAAGACCAGGAGTTACTGGCTGGGCTCAAATTAATGGTAGAAATGCCATTTCCTGGGAAAAGAAATTTGAGTACGATGTAGAATATGTAACTAATTGCTCTTTTCAGCTGGATATGAGGATTTTATTTGAGACATTTTTTAATGTACTGGCTGGAAAAGGAATCACCCAAAAGGGGCATGTCAGTTCGGAAAAGTTTACCGGATCCCCAGCAAAACGTGTGGTGAACAATCCACTCCAATAA
- a CDS encoding aminotransferase class I/II-fold pyridoxal phosphate-dependent enzyme — translation MAYRIPLSFPVFEGNEKCYTEQAIASGNLATFGAFINKFQNKLSKKIKTHQAVALNSGTSALHLAMVLVGVEPGDEVICQSFTFCASANPIVYLGAQPIFVDSEIDTWNISPEILEDAILSRIALGKKPKAIVLVHLFGMPAKINELMEVANKYNIPVIEDAAEAVGSKYEGKSCGTFADIGIFSFNGNKIITSGGGGAIIANNTELIQKAAHLSTQAREDLPYYQHLEIGYNYKMNNLTAAVGLAQLEKLESFVKRRREINTRYRNLLADFPGISFHQERSESESNYWLTTILIDEEKTGFSNDRIRSVLLNNGIETRFLWKPLHLQPVFKRAPFYGGRVAEKLFSNGLCLPSSSSLTMDQQQEIVGIIEKEIQKSYF, via the coding sequence ATGGCGTACAGAATCCCTCTTTCCTTTCCGGTATTTGAAGGTAATGAAAAGTGTTATACTGAACAGGCTATAGCATCGGGTAACTTGGCTACTTTTGGGGCCTTTATTAATAAATTTCAAAACAAACTTTCCAAAAAGATCAAGACACATCAGGCTGTAGCCCTGAACTCAGGTACTTCTGCGCTCCATTTAGCCATGGTATTAGTAGGGGTAGAACCTGGGGATGAGGTGATCTGCCAGTCTTTTACTTTTTGTGCCTCCGCAAACCCAATCGTTTATTTGGGAGCTCAACCTATTTTCGTGGATAGTGAAATAGATACCTGGAATATCTCTCCGGAGATATTGGAAGATGCCATTCTGTCTCGTATTGCCTTAGGGAAAAAGCCGAAAGCCATTGTATTGGTGCACCTATTTGGAATGCCTGCCAAAATCAATGAACTGATGGAGGTTGCCAATAAGTACAATATCCCAGTGATAGAAGATGCGGCAGAGGCAGTGGGCAGTAAATACGAAGGAAAATCCTGTGGTACTTTCGCAGATATTGGGATCTTTTCCTTTAATGGAAACAAAATCATTACTTCAGGTGGGGGAGGAGCGATTATCGCCAACAATACGGAGTTAATTCAAAAAGCTGCACACTTATCTACTCAAGCAAGAGAAGACCTGCCCTATTACCAGCATCTTGAGATTGGATACAATTACAAGATGAACAACTTGACGGCAGCCGTAGGATTGGCTCAGCTTGAAAAGCTGGAAAGTTTTGTCAAGAGAAGAAGAGAAATCAATACTCGATATAGAAATTTATTAGCTGATTTTCCTGGGATATCCTTTCATCAGGAAAGAAGTGAAAGTGAATCCAATTATTGGCTGACCACTATATTAATCGATGAGGAGAAAACAGGTTTTTCTAATGATCGAATAAGGTCTGTTTTATTGAATAATGGAATTGAAACCAGGTTTTTGTGGAAACCTCTTCATTTGCAGCCTGTATTTAAAAGAGCTCCATTTTATGGAGGGAGAGTAGCTGAGAAATTATTTAGTAATGGGCTTTGCCTACCCAGTTCATCCAGTTTGACTATGGACCAGCAACAGGAAATTGTTGGAATCATCGAGAAGGAAATTCAAAAAAGTTATTTCTAG
- a CDS encoding glycosyltransferase family 4 protein — translation MYYILAFLSSFATAVLFFPVLIQLFTKYKLSDSPGGRKIHQHVVPSMGGIGFFMAATISLGIWIWQFSLPDIRYVYGGILLMFFVGLRDDFVELRASKKLLGQLISVLLVVVVADIRIRSFHGFLGIQELNLFASYSFSTLVLLALTNGFNLIDGLDGLAGTIAVISLSLLGSWFYIQGVESYALISFTFLGGILAFLVFNWHPAKIFMGDTGSLTLGFTLGTLIIAFMEINEGLPEGAFMKFEPTFGISVALMIYPLYDMARVFARRISQGKGPMSPDKSHVHHFLMRMGLKHNQVALLLGFLQFTIILLVFVLKDFSDNLVLPLISCIVIILGWRLDQVTIKYVKKKVDLSPRVLEIREKGTKKKRKATVDREGLKDSTINLN, via the coding sequence ATGTATTATATACTCGCATTTTTATCATCTTTTGCCACAGCAGTCTTATTTTTCCCGGTACTGATTCAACTTTTTACCAAATATAAGTTGTCAGATTCCCCAGGTGGTAGAAAAATTCATCAACATGTGGTTCCATCCATGGGGGGGATCGGGTTCTTTATGGCGGCGACCATTTCTTTGGGAATCTGGATCTGGCAATTTTCATTACCTGATATTCGATATGTGTATGGTGGAATCTTATTGATGTTTTTTGTAGGGTTGAGGGATGATTTTGTGGAATTGAGAGCTTCCAAGAAATTGCTAGGCCAATTGATCTCTGTTTTATTAGTCGTGGTGGTTGCGGATATTCGTATCCGAAGTTTTCATGGCTTCCTTGGGATTCAAGAATTGAATCTATTTGCAAGTTATTCCTTTTCTACCTTGGTTCTATTGGCATTAACAAATGGATTCAATCTAATCGACGGATTGGATGGCCTGGCAGGAACTATTGCTGTTATTTCACTCAGCTTGCTAGGATCCTGGTTTTATATTCAAGGGGTGGAAAGTTATGCCTTGATAAGTTTTACATTTTTGGGAGGTATTCTCGCCTTTTTGGTTTTCAATTGGCATCCTGCCAAAATATTTATGGGTGATACGGGTTCATTGACTTTAGGCTTTACCTTAGGAACCTTAATAATTGCTTTTATGGAAATCAATGAAGGCTTACCGGAAGGAGCTTTTATGAAATTTGAGCCTACTTTTGGCATCTCTGTCGCCTTGATGATTTATCCTTTGTATGATATGGCAAGAGTTTTTGCCAGAAGGATATCTCAAGGAAAAGGCCCCATGAGCCCCGACAAATCCCATGTGCACCATTTCTTAATGAGAATGGGCCTTAAGCATAATCAAGTCGCTTTGCTATTAGGTTTTTTGCAGTTTACAATAATTTTATTGGTTTTTGTTTTAAAAGATTTCTCAGATAATTTAGTTCTTCCATTGATCTCGTGTATCGTAATTATTTTGGGTTGGAGGCTGGATCAAGTCACTATCAAATATGTGAAGAAAAAAGTGGATCTTTCTCCTAGGGTATTGGAAATCAGAGAGAAAGGAACTAAGAAAAAAAGAAAAGCTACGGTAGATAGAGAAGGTCTTAAGGACAGTACTATCAATTTAAATTAA
- a CDS encoding sugar transferase, producing MTENTIKKSEEFEVYVSPTKPKNESNDSVQSPNYNWYNLTFKRIIDLGGAFGFMIFFGWWMFPIVAILIKLDSKGPVFFKQTRGGINGTTFNCYKFRSMVIEGKENLKQATRNDPRVTRVGKYLRTTSIDELPQVLNVIYGNMSIVGPRPLIVSQNEEYSKKIKGYENRHLVKPGITGLAQIKGYRGETVISHSIYFRYKLDMYYIKNWHPLFDIKIMLSTIKSLFQGDSNAY from the coding sequence ATGACCGAAAATACTATCAAAAAATCTGAAGAATTTGAGGTTTACGTTAGTCCCACAAAGCCCAAAAATGAAAGTAATGATTCAGTTCAATCGCCAAATTATAATTGGTATAACCTTACTTTCAAGAGAATTATTGATCTAGGTGGAGCTTTTGGTTTTATGATCTTTTTTGGATGGTGGATGTTTCCTATTGTTGCAATCTTAATCAAATTGGATTCAAAAGGACCTGTTTTTTTTAAGCAGACAAGAGGAGGAATAAACGGCACAACCTTCAATTGCTATAAATTTCGATCTATGGTTATTGAAGGCAAGGAAAATTTAAAGCAAGCGACTAGAAATGATCCTAGGGTAACTAGAGTTGGAAAATACTTAAGAACGACAAGCATTGATGAATTACCCCAGGTCTTGAACGTCATCTATGGGAATATGTCTATTGTAGGTCCGCGACCTTTAATTGTTTCTCAAAATGAAGAATATTCAAAAAAAATAAAAGGATATGAAAATAGGCATTTGGTTAAACCAGGAATTACTGGTTTAGCACAAATTAAAGGTTACCGAGGAGAAACAGTTATCTCCCATTCAATTTATTTCAGATACAAGCTTGATATGTATTACATCAAAAATTGGCATCCTTTATTTGATATAAAAATAATGCTATCCACGATAAAATCTTTGTTCCAAGGGGATTCTAATGCTTATTAA
- a CDS encoding sugar transferase — MNQLQQLNQFKIFTSKSILSNDFLEDNDIQMSDHFNWMNLILKRAIDLLGAFIFMATIGFWLFPIIAILIKLESPGPVFFRQERGGIYNSRFRCYKFRSMVVNKEADIKQATKNDPRITKVGRFIRRTSIDELPQILNVIYGNMSLVGPRPHPIKLNEMSAATIPGFNNRHLVKPGITGLAQAKGYRGETQTFHQMYFRYKLDLHYIKTWSPIMDLKIIWMTFISILTDNENAH; from the coding sequence ATGAACCAGCTACAACAACTAAATCAGTTTAAAATATTTACTTCAAAATCAATTTTATCGAATGATTTTTTAGAAGATAACGATATACAGATGTCTGATCATTTTAATTGGATGAATTTAATATTAAAAAGGGCCATTGATTTATTAGGTGCATTTATTTTTATGGCAACTATCGGGTTTTGGCTATTTCCTATTATAGCCATCTTGATCAAATTAGAATCTCCAGGGCCTGTATTTTTTCGACAGGAAAGGGGGGGTATTTACAATTCTAGATTTCGCTGCTATAAATTCCGATCTATGGTAGTAAACAAAGAAGCCGACATCAAACAGGCAACTAAAAATGACCCTAGAATTACAAAAGTAGGAAGGTTTATTAGGAGAACAAGTATAGATGAACTACCACAAATTTTAAATGTCATTTATGGAAATATGTCATTAGTTGGACCTAGACCTCATCCCATAAAATTAAACGAAATGAGTGCAGCTACAATTCCAGGGTTTAATAATAGGCATTTAGTTAAACCAGGAATAACTGGACTTGCGCAGGCTAAAGGATATAGAGGTGAAACTCAAACATTCCACCAAATGTATTTTAGATATAAACTTGACTTACATTATATTAAAACTTGGAGTCCGATTATGGATTTGAAGATAATCTGGATGACTTTTATATCCATTTTAACAGATAACGAAAATGCCCATTAG
- a CDS encoding capsule assembly Wzi family protein produces the protein MVSPGFHFNFGKLSFQFNPNFHFAQNKRFEEYPTEAPNEYFGLLRRSVFGIEKPVRYGTGSISSFNLGNSHIGAYLGGIFLGVSSENIWAGPGQFTSLVISDNAPGFYHFRLQSTRPLKTFLGNFEGIYWAGQLNSSNKTHFSDGNYQTIFGEKEESSWRYFTGLTISYSPKWIPGFSLGGTRGFQVYREDMENNFKAFFPLFAPFQKEEEGLIESRDLRQDQNVSIFSRYLIPSAKAEIYFEFSRNDHPLNWRDLLLNPEHSRAFQLGFSKYFKLPSRYSLGFQGEITQSEFSINNIVRWPNVLGISNSGLGSFDNFQVKHGWTNEGQLLGANTGISGNSYLIKVGIYDGFEEISFKIERFQNQPNFYEFANTAGMDVDPWVDNSFFVNYSNAFERFLFKSSIGITSSYNYNFLKENQNQDGFSTGTNKKSNFSLNLSLIYSL, from the coding sequence ATGGTTTCACCTGGATTTCATTTTAACTTTGGAAAGCTTTCGTTTCAATTTAATCCCAACTTCCACTTTGCTCAAAACAAAAGGTTTGAAGAATATCCAACAGAAGCTCCGAATGAGTATTTCGGCCTTTTGAGAAGAAGTGTTTTCGGAATAGAAAAGCCTGTAAGGTACGGGACGGGTTCAATTTCAAGTTTTAATCTAGGCAATTCCCATATTGGTGCCTACCTAGGAGGGATATTCCTAGGCGTTTCTTCTGAAAACATTTGGGCAGGCCCGGGACAATTTACTTCCCTTGTCATTAGTGATAATGCTCCTGGCTTTTACCATTTCAGGCTCCAAAGTACCAGGCCTTTAAAAACGTTTTTAGGTAACTTTGAAGGTATCTATTGGGCTGGACAATTAAATTCATCCAATAAAACACATTTTTCTGATGGCAATTACCAAACTATATTTGGTGAGAAAGAAGAATCCAGTTGGAGGTATTTTACAGGCTTGACTATTTCTTATAGCCCTAAATGGATTCCGGGATTCTCATTGGGAGGGACTAGAGGTTTTCAGGTCTATAGAGAGGATATGGAAAATAATTTTAAAGCTTTTTTCCCTTTATTCGCCCCATTCCAAAAAGAAGAAGAGGGCCTGATTGAAAGCCGGGATTTGAGACAAGATCAAAATGTATCTATCTTTTCCCGATATTTAATTCCTTCTGCTAAGGCTGAAATTTACTTTGAATTTTCTAGAAATGATCATCCTCTTAACTGGAGAGATTTACTTCTTAACCCAGAACATAGCCGAGCATTTCAATTAGGTTTTAGTAAATATTTCAAACTACCTAGCCGATATTCTTTAGGATTCCAAGGAGAAATAACGCAAAGTGAATTTAGTATAAATAATATCGTAAGATGGCCAAATGTACTGGGAATAAGTAATAGTGGACTAGGATCCTTTGATAATTTCCAAGTGAAACACGGTTGGACCAATGAGGGTCAATTATTGGGAGCCAATACCGGAATCAGTGGCAACTCCTATTTAATCAAAGTAGGAATCTATGACGGATTTGAGGAAATATCTTTCAAGATAGAAAGATTTCAAAACCAACCTAACTTCTATGAATTTGCCAATACAGCAGGAATGGATGTGGATCCCTGGGTAGACAATTCATTTTTTGTGAACTATTCAAATGCATTTGAGAGATTCTTATTTAAAAGCTCCATAGGAATAACTTCCTCTTACAATTATAATTTCCTAAAAGAAAATCAAAATCAGGACGGGTTTTCAACAGGAACAAACAAGAAAAGTAATTTTTCCTTAAATCTTTCATTGATCTATTCTCTTTAA
- a CDS encoding UDP-glucose 6-dehydrogenase, producing the protein MKIRKICCIGAGYVGGPTMAVIAQKCPEIKVTVVDFNQARIDAWNDENLDNLPVYEPGLDQVVAEARGRNLFFSTAVDKAIHEAEMIFISVNTPTKTYGEGKGQAADLKWIELCARQIAAASDTDKIVVEKSTLPVRTAEAVTDILDNAGNGVKFQILSNPEFLAEGTAIEDLHKADRVLIGGDLNTQGGREAIEALVGVYSHWIPRDRILTTNVWSSELSKLTANAYLAQRVSSINALSELCEVTEADIDEVSRAIGADSRIGGKFLKASVGFGGSCFQKDILNLVYISRSYGLTEVADYWEQVIKMNDHQKGRFAKKIIKSLYNTVSGKKIAFLGWAFKKDTNDTRESAAIYVADHLLCEKANVHVFDPKVKAPQIQSDINYLQSRNQEENESLLSIDTDPYGACRDSHAVAILTEWDEFKTYDWQKIYDSMLKPAQVFDGRNILDHDALRTIGFRVYAIGKA; encoded by the coding sequence ATGAAAATCAGAAAAATCTGCTGTATTGGAGCAGGGTATGTGGGGGGGCCTACTATGGCTGTTATCGCCCAAAAATGTCCGGAAATCAAAGTAACTGTAGTGGATTTTAACCAAGCCAGAATAGACGCTTGGAATGATGAGAACCTGGACAATCTGCCGGTTTATGAACCTGGCTTAGATCAGGTAGTAGCCGAAGCCAGGGGGAGAAATCTGTTTTTCTCCACGGCTGTTGACAAGGCGATCCATGAAGCTGAGATGATCTTTATCTCTGTGAATACTCCTACCAAAACATACGGGGAGGGTAAGGGACAGGCTGCGGATTTGAAATGGATAGAACTTTGCGCTCGGCAGATCGCTGCTGCTTCTGATACGGATAAAATCGTAGTGGAGAAATCAACTCTTCCAGTCCGTACCGCTGAGGCTGTAACGGATATTCTGGACAATGCCGGAAATGGAGTGAAATTCCAGATCCTTTCCAATCCTGAGTTTTTAGCTGAAGGTACAGCAATAGAAGACTTGCATAAGGCTGATCGCGTGCTTATTGGAGGTGATCTAAATACCCAGGGTGGAAGAGAGGCTATTGAAGCTTTAGTGGGAGTTTATTCCCATTGGATTCCTCGGGATAGAATCCTGACTACTAATGTATGGTCTTCCGAACTCTCCAAGTTGACGGCTAACGCCTATCTGGCCCAGCGTGTATCCTCCATCAATGCGCTTTCTGAGCTTTGTGAGGTTACTGAAGCAGACATTGATGAGGTTTCCCGCGCTATTGGTGCAGATAGTCGAATCGGTGGTAAGTTTTTGAAGGCATCTGTTGGTTTTGGTGGATCTTGCTTTCAAAAGGATATCTTAAATCTGGTATATATAAGCAGATCCTATGGATTGACTGAAGTTGCGGATTATTGGGAACAGGTTATCAAGATGAATGATCACCAAAAAGGCAGGTTTGCAAAAAAAATAATCAAATCCCTTTACAATACAGTAAGCGGAAAGAAGATAGCTTTTTTGGGATGGGCCTTTAAAAAAGATACCAACGATACCCGAGAGTCAGCAGCCATCTATGTTGCAGATCATTTACTGTGCGAAAAGGCTAATGTTCACGTTTTTGATCCAAAGGTGAAGGCTCCCCAGATTCAAAGTGATATCAACTACCTTCAATCCAGAAACCAGGAGGAAAACGAATCGCTTCTTTCTATTGATACTGATCCTTATGGAGCTTGTAGAGATTCCCATGCAGTGGCTATTTTAACAGAATGGGATGAATTTAAAACATACGATTGGCAAAAAATCTATGACTCTATGTTGAAACCAGCTCAAGTTTTTGATGGTAGAAATATTTTGGACCACGATGCTCTAAGGACCATAGGATTTAGAGTTTACGCAATTGGGAAAGCATGA